Proteins from a genomic interval of Pseudodesulfovibrio nedwellii:
- a CDS encoding multiheme c-type cytochrome codes for MKFRMLLAVGVLCVCVVQAHAAKESCIDCHGKDNPKLVVDWESSAMAKKGMGCEDCHGTEHDGPTNVEKSVLPTIKQCSKCHEKQASQFMLGKHARAEEALSIPPMGKKVNKQAPVVFRRACATCHQEICKGGGQCDACHSRHRFSAEEARKPEACLPCHMGNHPQYEAYGFSKHGALYKSRGLDDAVPTCATCHMSKGDHMVKTSWGFFGIRGEEPDKKQAAIQKKVKKSLSMLGPVLAPDSFRPDMAQWNERREAMLDICADCHSRSHAKGHLEEGDKVVTQANKMASGLIFAADELKAMGELNQKEYFWLIRDKMHAQRMGMYINAFHQNPEGVLLDFIHFKRETMALKKNIQQKKEKK; via the coding sequence ATGAAATTTAGAATGTTGTTGGCAGTGGGAGTACTGTGCGTTTGTGTCGTACAGGCCCATGCAGCAAAGGAAAGCTGCATTGATTGTCATGGTAAAGACAATCCGAAATTGGTTGTGGATTGGGAATCCTCGGCTATGGCCAAAAAAGGTATGGGGTGTGAGGATTGCCACGGCACGGAACACGATGGACCGACGAATGTGGAAAAATCCGTACTGCCGACAATCAAACAATGTTCCAAATGCCATGAAAAGCAAGCCAGTCAATTCATGCTTGGCAAACACGCAAGAGCTGAGGAAGCTCTCAGTATTCCACCCATGGGCAAGAAGGTGAACAAACAGGCTCCGGTCGTTTTCAGACGCGCCTGTGCAACGTGTCATCAAGAAATATGCAAGGGTGGTGGACAATGTGATGCGTGTCATTCCCGGCATCGTTTTTCGGCAGAAGAAGCCCGTAAGCCGGAGGCATGTCTCCCGTGCCATATGGGTAACCATCCTCAATATGAAGCCTACGGATTCTCAAAACATGGTGCGCTATATAAGTCGCGCGGGCTTGATGATGCCGTTCCCACATGTGCGACATGTCATATGTCGAAAGGCGATCACATGGTGAAAACCAGCTGGGGTTTCTTTGGTATTCGAGGTGAGGAGCCTGATAAGAAACAGGCCGCCATTCAAAAGAAAGTCAAGAAATCATTATCCATGCTTGGCCCTGTGCTTGCGCCGGATAGCTTTCGTCCGGATATGGCCCAATGGAACGAACGTCGTGAAGCCATGCTTGATATTTGCGCCGATTGTCACAGTCGCTCCCATGCCAAAGGTCATTTGGAAGAAGGTGACAAAGTCGTTACTCAGGCCAACAAGATGGCGTCAGGATTAATTTTTGCAGCCGATGAATTGAAAGCCATGGGGGAGTTGAACCAGAAGGAATACTTCTGGCTGATACGGGATAAAATGCATGCACAGCGCATGGGAATGTATATCAACGCCTTTCATCAGAACCCGGAAGGCGTGCTCCTTGATTTTATTCATTTCAAGCGCGAAACCATGGCCTTGAAAAAAAACATACAGCAAAAGAAAGAGAAGAAGTAA